The following are from one region of the Vibrio rarus genome:
- a CDS encoding tetratricopeptide repeat protein produces the protein MTPHFLYRQGYDLLTKGTSATDKSLAIKYLFQSSSLKHPEALYAFGRLYIDGDYVEKNESTGVRYLEDAHALGIVAASFELSLLQYENATDEGAELTAYREIKRLAEGGYKPAALWLNDELLELSECFLYGDAVFPSKHKAQSLLVQAVEEKLVVDITLLEEYMLNFDDFPISFYHAVEKLKLEVLSSDELVDIANRYLESASSHIRSKAITLFKRAAENDDEYGLLGMAKCYQEGIGCPVNDLEANRLYRILADEYSISEAAFKLAERLDEEVGIDISFELSAFYYFCKAASFGSEEAAYRAYEILETDPSVVDGIISSNLFHHLDCYDENLDINCDEYNHDRLKLKLLDIASQGENTTAHFQFAESINELLWDTSQATKHYRFAADSGHAQAAYEYALHLEKEGKDRLAHKYFCIAAENDIDKAFYNVAWNLYNGEVCKKDISGAEFWFKRCALKGNVHAMYVLGFCFLYHNETPEREQASILWLRQAADQNSTYAHYELGRCYQNGWGVDKNYITAREHYNHCKKNSDNTEEVQQKLDELDELVWSFYEKHAET, from the coding sequence ATGACACCACATTTCCTTTATCGACAAGGTTATGACTTACTAACCAAAGGTACTTCAGCTACAGATAAATCTTTAGCTATAAAGTATTTGTTTCAATCAAGTTCATTAAAGCACCCAGAAGCCCTGTATGCATTTGGGCGACTTTATATAGATGGTGATTATGTTGAAAAAAACGAAAGTACTGGCGTTCGTTATTTAGAAGATGCTCACGCGTTAGGCATTGTTGCAGCATCCTTTGAACTATCACTTCTTCAATATGAGAATGCGACTGATGAAGGCGCTGAATTAACTGCGTATAGAGAAATCAAGAGGCTTGCAGAAGGTGGCTATAAACCAGCTGCACTTTGGTTAAATGATGAACTACTAGAATTATCTGAATGTTTCTTGTACGGGGATGCGGTTTTTCCCAGTAAACACAAAGCTCAGTCATTATTAGTCCAAGCTGTCGAAGAAAAATTGGTTGTGGACATAACTCTACTTGAAGAGTACATGCTCAACTTCGATGATTTCCCTATAAGTTTTTACCATGCAGTAGAAAAATTGAAGTTGGAGGTACTTTCTTCTGACGAGTTGGTAGATATTGCTAACCGATATCTAGAATCAGCTTCATCCCATATTAGAAGTAAAGCCATAACATTATTCAAACGTGCAGCAGAAAATGACGACGAGTATGGCCTTCTTGGGATGGCTAAATGCTATCAGGAGGGGATCGGTTGCCCCGTCAATGATCTAGAAGCAAATCGCTTATACCGAATCCTTGCCGACGAATACTCAATTAGCGAAGCTGCATTCAAGTTAGCAGAACGACTCGATGAAGAAGTAGGTATAGACATTAGCTTTGAACTTTCCGCTTTCTATTACTTTTGCAAAGCAGCTTCTTTTGGCTCTGAAGAAGCAGCCTATAGAGCTTACGAAATACTAGAGACTGATCCATCAGTAGTAGACGGCATTATTTCTTCAAATTTATTCCATCACTTGGATTGTTACGATGAAAACCTTGATATCAATTGCGATGAATACAATCATGACAGATTGAAATTAAAGCTGTTAGATATTGCCTCACAAGGAGAAAATACGACAGCCCATTTCCAATTTGCTGAATCAATCAACGAGTTACTTTGGGACACCTCACAGGCTACTAAGCACTACCGTTTTGCCGCTGATTCGGGGCATGCGCAAGCTGCGTACGAATACGCTCTTCACCTAGAAAAAGAAGGTAAAGATAGGCTCGCCCACAAATACTTCTGCATTGCAGCAGAAAATGATATTGATAAAGCCTTTTATAACGTTGCGTGGAATCTTTACAATGGCGAAGTTTGTAAAAAGGATATTTCAGGAGCGGAGTTTTGGTTTAAGAGATGCGCATTAAAAGGGAATGTACATGCAATGTATGTTCTTGGTTTTTGCTTTTTATACCACAACGAAACGCCAGAACGCGAGCAAGCTAGCATCCTTTGGTTGAGGCAAGCAGCTGACCAAAACTCAACCTATGCCCACTACGAACTTGGTCGTTGCTATCAAAATGGTTGGGGAGTAGACAAAAACTACATAACCGCCCGCGAACACTATAACCACTGCAAAAAAAACTCTGACAACACAGAAGAAGTCCAACAGAAACTAGATGAGTTAGATGAGTTGGTTTGGAGTTTTTATGAGAAACACGCTGAAACATAA
- a CDS encoding helix-turn-helix domain-containing protein, producing MIKCNLSRIMGEKRLKISDVSRDTEINRGTITRMYNETATRVDLDVIEVLCRYLEIDISELYELKDH from the coding sequence ATGATTAAATGTAACTTATCTCGAATCATGGGTGAGAAGCGACTTAAAATATCTGACGTATCGCGAGATACAGAGATTAATCGAGGTACTATCACTCGCATGTACAATGAAACAGCAACTCGTGTTGACCTAGATGTTATCGAGGTTCTTTGTCGCTATTTGGAGATAGATATTTCAGAACTATATGAATTGAAAGACCATTAA
- a CDS encoding recombinase family protein, with protein MGRVFAYCRVSTTEQTVENQIIAIRQAGFDILPSRVISETVSGSSKARDREQFSNLLDHKLEVGDTLIVLKLDRLGRDNIDVQQTIQALSDAQVKVVCLDLPVSDLSSSEGKLMLQMFSAFAEFERNRIRERTREGLERAKYEGKKLGRPAAIATTKLVQTCKSEGLSQSKTANQLGLGIATVKRHWNKVA; from the coding sequence ATGGGCAGAGTATTTGCGTATTGCCGCGTATCAACAACAGAGCAAACGGTCGAAAATCAAATTATAGCTATTAGACAGGCTGGATTCGATATTTTGCCGTCTCGTGTTATATCTGAAACTGTCTCAGGTAGCTCTAAAGCTAGAGATAGAGAACAGTTTTCAAATTTGCTAGATCATAAACTGGAAGTAGGGGATACTTTAATAGTCCTTAAGCTTGATAGGCTCGGTAGGGACAACATTGATGTTCAGCAGACAATTCAAGCTCTTAGTGATGCACAGGTTAAGGTTGTTTGTTTAGATCTGCCTGTATCAGACCTATCTAGCTCAGAAGGGAAGTTGATGCTACAGATGTTTTCAGCATTTGCTGAATTTGAACGTAATCGAATTCGTGAACGAACTCGAGAAGGCTTAGAGAGGGCAAAATATGAAGGTAAAAAATTGGGCCGACCTGCTGCTATCGCCACAACAAAGCTAGTTCAGACATGCAAATCAGAAGGGTTATCGCAGAGCAAAACGGCGAATCAACTTGGGCTGGGAATTGCGACAGTTAAACGACACTGGAACAAGGTCGCCTGA
- a CDS encoding RDD family protein, producing MNSQNSLPKAGLMRRLGAWMYDALIVIAIEIMAAGIVVAIFEALVASGVMSYGPYIDAADYLTHHPIWSALFTLYLALIWIGFFVFFWTRAGQTLGMRAWKLRVQNAGGAPISVTQACIRVATSAFGLSNLAVVIDPNKRGFHDIWAKTEVVVLPKAI from the coding sequence ATGAACTCACAAAATTCTTTACCCAAAGCAGGTTTAATGCGTCGCCTCGGGGCTTGGATGTATGATGCGCTGATCGTGATTGCGATTGAGATTATGGCCGCGGGTATCGTAGTGGCTATTTTTGAGGCTCTTGTTGCATCAGGAGTGATGAGCTACGGACCGTATATAGACGCAGCAGACTATTTAACTCACCATCCTATATGGAGTGCTTTATTTACCCTGTATTTAGCACTGATTTGGATTGGTTTTTTCGTATTTTTTTGGACAAGAGCCGGACAAACCCTGGGTATGCGAGCGTGGAAACTGCGAGTACAAAATGCCGGAGGAGCTCCCATTAGCGTCACTCAAGCGTGTATTCGTGTGGCAACCTCTGCCTTTGGCTTGAGTAACTTAGCGGTTGTGATTGATCCAAACAAACGCGGTTTTCACGATATATGGGCTAAAACTGAAGTAGTGGTATTACCTAAAGCCATTTAA
- the lptG gene encoding LPS export ABC transporter permease LptG: MFKILDLYIGKTIVATTSICLVTLVGLSGIIKYVEQLRKVGRGTYDLLHALYFVLLSVPRDIELFFPMAALLGALIALGTLATSSELTVMQAAGYSKVNIGVSVLKTALPLMLIVMLLGEWGAPQAQKMARDLRTISVSGGHIVSARTGVWAKDGDDFIYIGHVKEDNLQAVNIWEYDKNKDLMRSIFAKSADFAQDNTWILKDVTTTLYTNETQISKSKQDEQEWQTTLVPDRLEIVTVKPEELSLSGLYSYVHYLKESEQDAARYDLAFWRKITQPLSIAVMMMLALSFVFGPLRSVTMGARILSGVIAGFSFYISSEFFGPLSVVYQIPPMWGALAPSVAFMLVAIILLRRKL, encoded by the coding sequence GTGTTTAAGATCCTAGACTTATATATCGGCAAAACCATTGTCGCAACCACTAGTATCTGTTTGGTCACTTTGGTAGGGCTATCTGGCATTATCAAATACGTTGAGCAATTGCGCAAAGTGGGTCGGGGGACTTACGATCTACTGCACGCCTTGTATTTTGTGTTGCTAAGTGTGCCTCGTGACATTGAGTTATTTTTCCCAATGGCGGCATTGCTCGGCGCATTGATTGCTCTTGGTACATTAGCAACCAGCTCCGAACTTACGGTAATGCAAGCGGCGGGCTACTCTAAGGTCAACATTGGTGTTTCGGTATTAAAAACGGCCTTACCGTTAATGCTTATCGTGATGCTACTGGGAGAGTGGGGCGCACCACAGGCGCAGAAAATGGCCCGTGACTTGCGTACCATCTCTGTTTCTGGTGGTCATATTGTGTCGGCCCGTACTGGGGTATGGGCAAAAGATGGTGACGACTTCATTTACATTGGTCATGTAAAAGAAGATAACCTGCAAGCGGTAAATATCTGGGAATACGATAAAAACAAAGATCTTATGCGCAGTATTTTTGCTAAAAGCGCCGATTTTGCACAAGATAATACGTGGATTTTAAAAGACGTCACTACCACGCTATACACTAACGAAACTCAAATTTCTAAGAGCAAGCAAGACGAGCAAGAGTGGCAAACCACCCTAGTGCCAGATAGGCTAGAAATAGTGACGGTAAAACCAGAGGAGCTCTCGTTATCGGGTTTGTACAGCTACGTACATTATCTGAAAGAATCGGAGCAAGACGCCGCCCGCTATGACCTGGCGTTTTGGCGCAAAATAACGCAACCGTTATCTATAGCGGTAATGATGATGCTGGCATTGTCGTTTGTATTTGGCCCATTGCGTAGTGTCACTATGGGGGCCAGGATATTATCAGGGGTTATTGCCGGTTTCTCGTTTTATATTTCGTCCGAGTTTTTCGGCCCTTTAAGTGTGGTGTATCAAATACCACCCATGTGGGGGGCGCTGGCACCAAGTGTCGCCTTTATGTTAGTAGCCATCATATTGCTACGGCGTAAGCTCTGA
- the lptF gene encoding LPS export ABC transporter permease LptF — protein sequence MIIVRYLIRETIKSQLAIFFVLFLIFLSQRFISVLADASNGDIPARLIMTVVGLNMPAMGLLMLPLSLYIGILLTFGRLYAESEITVMNATGIGNKFLIQAALYLALITSGLAAFNSLYFAPWSQDKEAQIMDKLAAETSVELLQKGQFQRTPDGSAVVFIDQLKDKKLTNVFIAQTVGEGSIRPSVAFADSGEAKELSDGRQILTLFDGSRYEGIPTQLDYMRTEFNEYDALIGQREVKPKGRDYEAIPTIQLFNNPDKKAKAELHWRISLIICIPLLTLVVIPLSAVNPRQGRFAKMGPAILFYLAYFMSISAAKSAIEEGKISDVIGMWPMNISLLVVGLILNSMDSQPVRRWKDKLRQKRAS from the coding sequence GTGATTATTGTTAGATATTTGATCCGCGAGACAATCAAGAGTCAGTTGGCCATCTTTTTCGTGCTGTTTTTAATCTTTTTAAGTCAAAGGTTTATCAGTGTGTTGGCCGATGCCTCAAATGGCGATATTCCCGCCAGACTTATTATGACAGTGGTTGGTTTAAACATGCCCGCAATGGGGCTGTTGATGCTGCCGCTGAGTTTATACATTGGGATTTTGCTGACTTTCGGCCGTTTATATGCTGAAAGTGAGATAACTGTAATGAATGCAACAGGCATTGGGAACAAGTTCCTAATTCAAGCTGCATTGTACCTAGCACTGATCACTTCAGGTCTTGCTGCGTTTAATTCTCTGTACTTTGCTCCTTGGTCTCAAGACAAAGAAGCACAAATTATGGACAAACTCGCCGCTGAAACCAGTGTTGAGCTATTGCAAAAAGGGCAATTTCAACGCACTCCTGATGGTTCGGCCGTTGTTTTTATCGATCAACTGAAAGATAAAAAACTGACCAATGTATTTATTGCGCAAACTGTGGGTGAAGGCTCTATTCGTCCAAGTGTGGCTTTTGCCGATTCTGGCGAGGCAAAAGAGTTGTCCGATGGTCGACAAATTTTGACCTTGTTTGATGGCTCTCGATACGAAGGTATCCCAACGCAACTGGACTACATGAGAACGGAGTTTAATGAGTACGATGCACTCATTGGACAAAGGGAAGTCAAACCTAAAGGGCGAGACTATGAGGCAATACCAACCATTCAGTTGTTTAATAACCCAGACAAAAAAGCCAAGGCAGAATTGCACTGGCGTATCAGTTTGATCATCTGTATTCCATTGCTCACATTAGTGGTGATCCCGTTATCGGCGGTGAACCCGCGGCAAGGGCGTTTTGCGAAAATGGGGCCAGCAATCTTGTTCTATTTGGCCTACTTTATGTCTATTAGTGCCGCTAAATCGGCCATAGAAGAGGGCAAAATATCCGATGTGATAGGAATGTGGCCGATGAATATTAGTTTATTGGTGGTGGGGCTTATCCTCAACTCCATGGACAGCCAACCCGTGCGGCGTTGGAAAGACAAGCTTCGCCAAAAGAGGGCCAGTTAA
- the pepA gene encoding leucyl aminopeptidase produces the protein MEFSVKSGSPEKQRSACIVVGVFEPRRLSPVAEQLDKISDGYLSSLLRRGDLEGKPGQMLLLHQVPGVLSERVLLVGCGKERELGERQYKEIIQKTISTLNETGSMEAVCFLTELHVKGRDTYWKVRQAVEATHDGLYTFDQFKSNKPETRRPLRKLVFNVPTRRELNIGERAISHGLAVASGVSASKDLGNMPPNVANPAYLASQARRLADDHETVTTKIIGEQEMEKLGMTSYLAVGRGSHNESMMSVIEYKGNPDADAKPIVLVGKGLTFDSGGISLKPGDGMDEMKYDMCGAASVFGTMKALAQLNLPINVVGILAGCENMPGSNAYRPGDILTTMSGQTVEVLNTDAEGRLVLCDALTYVERFEPDCVVDVATLTGACVIALGHHISGVLSNHNPLSHELVNASEQSGDRAWRLPMADEYQEQIASPFADMANIGGRPAGTITAGCFLSRFTKKYNWAHLDIAGTAWKSGQAKGSTGRPVSLLVQFLLNRSGQEAEE, from the coding sequence ATGGAGTTCAGTGTAAAAAGTGGTAGCCCAGAGAAGCAACGCAGTGCTTGTATTGTTGTTGGTGTCTTTGAGCCTCGTCGTCTTTCACCGGTTGCAGAACAGCTGGATAAAATCAGTGATGGCTATCTAAGTTCGCTATTACGCAGAGGTGATTTGGAAGGAAAACCAGGGCAAATGTTGCTATTGCATCAAGTGCCAGGAGTACTTTCAGAACGCGTATTGCTGGTTGGTTGCGGTAAAGAGCGTGAGCTTGGTGAGCGCCAATATAAAGAAATTATTCAAAAGACCATCAGTACTCTCAACGAGACGGGTTCAATGGAAGCGGTTTGTTTCCTTACTGAGTTGCATGTGAAAGGCCGCGATACCTACTGGAAAGTACGTCAAGCGGTAGAAGCCACACATGATGGCCTTTACACTTTTGACCAGTTTAAGAGCAATAAGCCAGAAACTCGTCGTCCACTGCGTAAATTGGTATTTAATGTGCCAACGCGCCGTGAACTCAATATTGGTGAACGTGCCATTAGCCATGGTTTAGCTGTGGCATCTGGCGTGTCTGCATCAAAAGACCTTGGCAATATGCCCCCTAACGTGGCTAACCCTGCTTATTTAGCATCTCAAGCTCGTCGTCTTGCTGACGACCATGAAACCGTGACCACCAAAATCATTGGTGAGCAAGAGATGGAAAAATTGGGTATGACTTCATACCTTGCTGTGGGTCGTGGTTCACACAACGAATCCATGATGTCGGTCATTGAATACAAAGGCAACCCTGATGCTGACGCTAAGCCTATTGTGCTAGTAGGTAAAGGCTTAACCTTTGATTCAGGCGGTATCTCTCTTAAACCAGGCGATGGCATGGATGAGATGAAATACGACATGTGTGGCGCGGCAAGTGTGTTTGGTACGATGAAAGCACTGGCGCAATTGAACCTACCGATTAATGTAGTGGGCATTCTTGCGGGCTGTGAAAATATGCCTGGTAGCAACGCTTACCGCCCTGGGGATATTTTAACCACTATGTCTGGGCAAACCGTTGAAGTACTCAATACCGATGCCGAAGGCCGTTTGGTATTATGTGATGCACTGACTTATGTTGAGCGTTTTGAACCTGATTGCGTTGTCGATGTGGCGACACTTACCGGCGCGTGTGTCATTGCCCTTGGTCATCACATTAGTGGTGTGCTTTCCAACCACAACCCACTTTCTCATGAGCTAGTTAATGCTTCTGAGCAATCGGGTGACCGTGCTTGGCGTCTCCCTATGGCTGATGAGTACCAAGAACAAATCGCCAGTCCATTTGCCGATATGGCCAACATTGGTGGTCGTCCTGCGGGCACAATTACTGCGGGCTGTTTCCTGTCTCGCTTTACCAAGAAATATAACTGGGCTCACCTAGATATTGCCGGTACGGCTTGGAAATCGGGTCAAGCAAAAGGCTCAACAGGTCGCCCTGTATCACTATTAGTTCAGTTTTTACTTAACCGCAGTGGACAAGAAGCCGAAGAGTAA
- a CDS encoding DNA polymerase III subunit chi, with protein sequence MSVATFYVIKANSSADSAAGFQNYVCYLIRHFTAQGARLYLHTKDKQDAEQWDECIFQLSEEDFIAHNLAGEGPRQGTPLEIGHTNTRLHRSRNIVINLAQDDTNFAGIVPQVVDFVPCDEKAKHIARERYKIYRQAGYEMQTITIDE encoded by the coding sequence ATGTCTGTCGCGACCTTTTATGTCATTAAAGCTAATAGCTCCGCCGATTCGGCAGCGGGGTTTCAAAACTATGTGTGCTACTTAATTAGGCACTTTACCGCTCAAGGTGCTCGTCTTTATTTGCATACAAAAGATAAACAAGATGCCGAACAATGGGATGAGTGTATTTTTCAGTTAAGTGAAGAGGATTTTATTGCACACAATCTAGCTGGTGAAGGGCCCAGACAAGGAACTCCGCTAGAAATAGGCCATACTAATACTCGTCTGCATCGCAGCCGTAATATCGTCATTAATCTAGCGCAAGATGATACAAACTTTGCGGGAATAGTGCCTCAAGTGGTAGACTTCGTGCCTTGCGATGAAAAAGCGAAGCACATCGCCCGAGAAAGATATAAAATTTATCGTCAAGCAGGTTATGAAATGCAAACAATAACCATTGACGAATAA
- a CDS encoding valine--tRNA ligase: MEKTYNPQSIEQDLYQTWEEKGYFKPHGDTTKESYSIMIPPPNVTGSLHMGHAFQDTIMDTLIRAERMKGKNTLWQVGTDHAGIATQMVVERKIAAEEGKTKHDYGREAFIDKIWEWKGQSGGTITKQLRRLGASVDWDRERFTMDDGLSAATQEVFVRLYEEDLIYRGKRLVNWDPKLHTAISDLEVENKDKKGFMWHFRYPLANGVKTADGKDYIVVATTRPETMLGDTGVAVNPEDPRYKDLIGKEILLPIVNRLIPIVGDEHADMEKGTGCVKITPAHDFNDYEVGKRNKLPMINILTFNADIRDAAEVFTTNGEESDVYSTKLPAKYHGMERFAARKAIVAEFDELGLLEEIKDHDLTVPYGDRGGVVIEPMLTDQWYVRTAPLAEPAVKAVEDGQIQFVPKQYENMYFAWMRDVQDWCISRQLWWGHRIPAWYDNDGKVYVGRTEQEVREKHNLAPVIVLKQDDDVLDTWFSSALWTFGTQGWPEDTEALKAFHPSEVLVSGFDIIFFWVARMIMMTMHFVKDEDGKPQVPFKTVYMTGLIRDENGDKMSKSKGNVLDPIDMIDGIDLESLVEKRTGNMMQPQLAKKIEKDTRKTFEGGIEPYGTDALRFTLAAMASTGRDINWDMKRLEGYRNFCNKLWNASRYVLMNTEEHDCGMSLSVEERGNMEFSLADKWIESQFEVAAKEFNAHLDNYRLDMAANTLYEFIWNQFCDWYLELTKPVLWKGTEAQQQATRYTLITVLEKTLRLAHPVLPYITESIWQSVKPLVDGVEGETIMTQALPQFNEANFHAEIVDDIEWVKTFITAIRNLRAEYDIAPSKPLDVMLKAADDNDAARLEANKAVLMSLAKLDSIELLAEGADTPACATSLVAKSELMIPMAGLIDKDAELNRLAGEIKKTEGEIKRIEGKLNNQGFVAKAPEAVVAKEREKLNAYKETLSKLAEQQATIAAL, encoded by the coding sequence ATGGAAAAGACATATAACCCACAATCTATCGAACAAGATCTGTACCAGACTTGGGAAGAAAAAGGCTACTTTAAGCCACACGGTGATACCACTAAAGAATCATACTCCATCATGATCCCACCACCGAACGTCACCGGTAGCTTACACATGGGTCATGCATTCCAAGATACCATCATGGATACGCTGATCCGTGCTGAGCGCATGAAGGGTAAAAACACCCTTTGGCAAGTCGGTACTGACCACGCTGGTATCGCAACCCAAATGGTTGTTGAACGTAAAATTGCCGCAGAAGAAGGCAAAACCAAACACGACTACGGCCGTGAAGCGTTCATCGACAAAATCTGGGAATGGAAAGGCCAATCTGGCGGCACTATCACTAAACAGCTTCGTCGTCTTGGAGCATCTGTTGATTGGGATCGCGAACGATTCACTATGGATGACGGCCTATCGGCTGCCACTCAAGAAGTGTTTGTGCGTCTTTACGAAGAAGACCTAATCTACCGCGGTAAACGTCTCGTTAACTGGGATCCGAAACTGCACACTGCCATTTCAGATCTTGAAGTTGAAAACAAAGATAAAAAAGGCTTCATGTGGCATTTCCGCTACCCGCTAGCCAATGGCGTTAAAACCGCCGATGGTAAAGACTACATTGTTGTCGCAACGACTCGCCCTGAAACCATGCTTGGTGATACTGGCGTTGCCGTTAACCCTGAAGATCCTCGCTACAAAGATCTTATCGGTAAAGAAATCCTGCTTCCTATTGTAAACCGTCTTATCCCTATCGTGGGCGATGAGCACGCAGACATGGAAAAAGGCACGGGTTGTGTGAAAATCACCCCAGCTCATGACTTTAACGATTACGAAGTAGGTAAACGCAACAAGCTACCAATGATCAATATCCTAACGTTTAACGCGGATATTCGTGATGCGGCTGAAGTCTTCACTACTAACGGTGAAGAAAGCGATGTTTACTCAACTAAACTTCCAGCTAAATATCACGGTATGGAGCGCTTTGCTGCTCGTAAAGCCATCGTTGCTGAGTTTGATGAGCTGGGTCTTCTTGAAGAAATTAAAGATCACGACTTAACCGTACCTTACGGTGATCGTGGCGGCGTCGTTATCGAACCTATGCTAACGGACCAATGGTATGTACGTACCGCGCCTCTTGCAGAACCTGCGGTTAAAGCGGTAGAAGACGGCCAAATCCAGTTTGTTCCTAAGCAATACGAAAACATGTACTTTGCGTGGATGCGTGACGTGCAAGACTGGTGTATCTCTCGTCAACTTTGGTGGGGACATCGCATCCCAGCATGGTATGACAACGACGGTAAAGTATATGTAGGTCGCACCGAACAAGAAGTGCGTGAAAAACACAACCTAGCGCCTGTTATCGTACTGAAACAAGATGATGACGTACTGGATACTTGGTTCTCTTCTGCACTTTGGACGTTTGGCACACAAGGCTGGCCTGAAGATACGGAAGCACTAAAAGCCTTCCACCCTTCTGAAGTTCTCGTATCAGGTTTTGATATTATCTTCTTCTGGGTTGCTCGTATGATCATGATGACCATGCACTTCGTTAAAGACGAAGATGGCAAACCACAAGTACCATTTAAAACTGTTTACATGACCGGTCTTATCCGCGATGAAAACGGCGATAAAATGTCTAAATCTAAAGGTAACGTACTTGACCCAATTGATATGATTGACGGTATCGACCTTGAATCTTTAGTTGAAAAGCGCACTGGTAACATGATGCAGCCTCAACTAGCGAAGAAAATCGAGAAGGACACTCGTAAGACATTTGAAGGCGGTATCGAACCATATGGTACAGATGCCCTTCGTTTCACCCTTGCTGCTATGGCCTCTACTGGCCGTGACATCAACTGGGACATGAAGCGTCTTGAAGGTTACCGTAACTTCTGTAACAAGCTATGGAACGCTAGCCGTTACGTGCTGATGAACACAGAAGAGCACGATTGTGGTATGTCTTTATCTGTAGAAGAACGTGGCAACATGGAATTCTCTCTTGCGGACAAGTGGATTGAATCTCAGTTTGAAGTTGCAGCGAAAGAGTTTAACGCTCACCTAGACAACTATCGCCTAGATATGGCGGCAAACACCCTTTATGAGTTCATCTGGAACCAATTCTGTGACTGGTACTTAGAACTGACTAAACCGGTTCTTTGGAAAGGCACTGAGGCGCAACAGCAAGCCACTCGTTACACCTTGATTACGGTTCTTGAGAAGACACTGCGTCTTGCTCACCCTGTTCTTCCTTACATCACAGAATCTATCTGGCAGAGCGTTAAGCCGCTAGTAGATGGTGTTGAGGGCGAGACTATCATGACGCAAGCGCTTCCGCAGTTTAACGAAGCTAACTTCCATGCTGAGATCGTTGACGACATCGAATGGGTTAAGACTTTCATCACCGCTATCCGTAACCTACGTGCGGAATACGACATTGCACCAAGCAAACCCCTTGATGTTATGCTAAAAGCGGCTGACGACAACGATGCTGCGCGCCTAGAAGCGAACAAAGCAGTATTGATGTCTCTTGCTAAGCTAGACAGCATTGAACTGCTTGCAGAAGGCGCTGACACACCAGCTTGTGCAACATCACTGGTGGCTAAGTCTGAGCTAATGATCCCAATGGCTGGTTTAATTGATAAAGACGCTGAACTTAACCGTTTAGCGGGCGAAATCAAGAAAACGGAAGGGGAGATCAAACGCATCGAAGGCAAGCTGAATAACCAAGGCTTTGTAGCTAAAGCTCCAGAAGCAGTTGTTGCCAAAGAGCGTGAAAAACTCAACGCCTATAAAGAAACATTGAGCAAACTTGCCGAGCAACAAGCGACTATCGCTGCGCTGTAA
- a CDS encoding DUF2061 domain-containing protein: MKKTLSFATLHFSIAFTVAYILTGDIILGSLIAMIEPSVNTVAFYFHEKIWNSVPFLKAKQAYSRIKTSSFAVVHFSVAFTVVYLISGDALVGGLLALIEPSINTCAYYCHERLWRKYFSPATPTLHHA, encoded by the coding sequence ATGAAAAAGACACTTAGCTTTGCAACGCTGCACTTCTCTATCGCTTTCACCGTAGCTTACATACTTACCGGTGATATTATTCTGGGCAGTTTGATCGCCATGATTGAACCGAGTGTCAATACCGTCGCTTTCTACTTTCATGAAAAAATCTGGAATAGCGTTCCCTTTCTAAAGGCCAAACAGGCTTATTCGCGCATTAAAACATCTAGCTTTGCGGTGGTGCATTTTAGCGTGGCATTCACTGTAGTGTACTTGATCTCTGGTGACGCCCTAGTCGGCGGCCTACTGGCACTTATAGAACCTAGTATCAACACTTGCGCTTACTACTGTCATGAACGCTTATGGAGAAAGTACTTTTCTCCGGCAACGCCTACCCTACACCATGCTTAA